From the genome of Populus alba chromosome 10, ASM523922v2, whole genome shotgun sequence, one region includes:
- the LOC118059747 gene encoding UDP-glucuronic acid decarboxylase 6 — protein sequence MSKEASNGDHNSAAKAPPTPSPLRFSKFFQSNMRILITGGAGFIGSHLVDRLMENEKNEVIVADNYFTGSKDNLKKWIGHPRFELIRHDVTEPLLVEVDQIYHLACPASPIFYKYNPVKTIKTNVIGTLNMLGLAKRVGARILLTSTSEVYGDPLIHPQNESYWGNVNPIGVRSCYDEGKRVAETLMFDYHRQHGIEIRIARIFNTYGPRMNIDDGRVVSNFIAQAIRNEPLTVQAPGTQTRSFCYVSDMVDGLIRLMEGENTGPINIGNPGEFTMIELAETVKELINPEVKIISVENTPDDPRQRKPDITKAKELLGWEPKIKLRDGLPLMEEDFRQRLGVPRKN from the exons ATGTCTAAGGAAGCATCGAATGGAGATCACAATTCTGCAGCAAAAGCTCCACCAACTCCATCTCCTTTAAGATTTTCTAAGTTCTTTCAG TCTAATATGAGGATTTTGATAACTGGAGGAGCTGGATTTATCGGCTCTCACCTGGTGGACAGGTTGatggaaaatgaaaagaatgag GTTATCGTGGCGGATAATTATTTCACTGGCTCAAAGGACAACCTAAAGAAATGGATTGGTCATCCAAGATTTGAGCTCATTCGTCATG ATGTCACTGAGCCACTGCTAGTTGAGGTTGATCAAATTTATCACCTTGCTTGCCCTGCTTCTCCAATCTTCTACAAATACAATCCTGTAAAG ACCATAAAGACAAATGTGATCGGGACATTGAATATGTTGGGACTTGCCAAGCGAGTTGGGGCAAG GATTTTGCTTACTTCAACTTCTGAGGTCTATGGAGATCCACTCATCCATCCTCAGAATGAGAGCTACTGGGGAAATGTCAACCCAATTG GAGTCAGAAGCTGCTATGACGAAGGAAAGAGAGTGGCTGAAACTTTGATGTTTGATTATCATAGGCAGCACGGGATAG AGATAAGAATTGCCAGAATTTTCAACACTTATGGACCCAGAATGAACATTGATGATGGTCGTGTTGTCAGCAATTTCATAGCCCAAGCCATCCG TAACGAGCCTTTGACTGTTCAAGCACCTGGAACCCAAACCCGGAGTTTCTGTTACGTGTCTGACATG GTTGATGGCCTTATCCGACTAATGGAAGGGGAGAACACTGGGCCCATCAATATTGGAAATCCAG GTGAATTCACCATGATCGAGCTTGCGGAGACTGTTAAGGAG CTTATCAATCCTGAAGTAAAGATCATATCAGTGGAGAACACACCAGATGATCCTCGTCAGAGGAAGCCAGACATCACAAAAGCAAAAGAATTGTTAGGCTGGGAACCAAAGATCAAGCTGCGCGATGGTCTTCCCCTCATGGAGGAAGATTTCCGACAGAGGCTTGGAGTTCCCAGAAAGAACTGA
- the LOC118059748 gene encoding methionine--tRNA ligase, chloroplastic/mitochondrial — protein MAARINYSVQNTLCLLNPFNYSINAKTTHFKTGINFSKNLIFPRKLKRPMFCTCAISNNDLQSSEAAETFILTTPLYYVNAPPHMGSAYTTIAADAIARFQRLLGKKVIFVTGTDEHGEKIAAAAAAAGSTPSDHCDVISQAYRTLWKDLEITYDKFIRTTDPKHEGIVKEFYSRVLAKGDIYRADYEGLYCVNCEEYKDEKELLDNNCCPTHLKPCIERKEDNYFFALSKYQKQLEENLTQNPKFVQPPFRLNEVQSWIKSGLKDFSISRASVDWGIPVPNDNKQTIYVWFDALLGYISALSAENEQPDLQTAVSSGWPASLHLIGKDILRFHAVYWPAMLMSAGLDLPKKVFGHGFLTKDGMKMGKSLGNTLEPNELVHNFGSDAVRYFFLREVEFGSDGDYSEERFINIVNAHLANTIGNLLNRTLGLLKKNCQSTLVVDSAVAAEGNALKDTIEKLVEKARIHYENLSLSSACEAVLEIGNAGNAYMDENAPWTRFKQGGAASEAAAKDLVIILEAMRIVAIALSPVAPSFCWRIYEQLGYSKDHFNTVTWSGTKWGGLKGGQVMAQPKPVFARIENKTELEDEAATKKPVKSKQKKPQAQVAAEA, from the exons atggCAGCTAGAATCAACTACTCTGTACAAAACACACTCTGTCTCCTAAACCCTTTTAACTATTCCATCAATGCAAAAACAACCCATTTCAAGACCGGTattaatttctctaaaaatctCATCTTTCCTCGTAAATTAAAGAGACCCATGTTTTGCACTTGTGCAATAAGCAATAATGATTTGCAAAGTAGTGAAGCAGCTGAGACTTTTATCCTTACAACTCCACTTTATTACGTTAATGCACCTCCTCATATGGGGAGTGCTTACACCACTATCGCTGCTGATGCCATTGCTCGATTTCAG AGGCTTTTAGGAAAGAAAGTTATATTTGTAACTGGAACGGATGAACACGGGGAGAAGAtagccgccgccgccgccgctgcCGGTTCCACCCCGAGTGATCATTGTGATGTCATATCTCAAGCTTACAGGACACTTTGGAAAGAT TTAGAGATTACTTATGATAAGTTCATTCGGACAACTGATCCTAAGCATGAAGGAATAGTAAAGGAATTTTATTCGAGGGTTCTTGCCAAGGGTGACATTTACCGAGCTGATTATGAGGGATTGTACTGTGTCAACTGTGAGGAGTATAAG GATGAGAAGGAGCTACTTGACAACAACTGTTGCCCTACACACCTCAAGCCATGCATTGAGCGGAAGGAGGATAATTACTTCTTTGCCCTGTCGAAGTACCAAAAACAATTAGAAGAAAATTTGACACAGAATCCGAAATTTGTGCAGCCACCATTTCGTTTGAATGAG GTACAAAGTTGGATCAAAAGTGGTTTGAaagatttttcaatttctcGTGCATCAGTGGATTGGGGCATTCCTGTTCCTAATGACAATAAGCAGactatatatgtttggtttGATGCTTTACTTGG CTATATATCAGCTCTATCAGCGGAAAATGAGCAACCAGATTTACAAACTGCTGTTTCTTCTGGCTGGCCGGCTTCGCTACATTTGATTGGCAAG GACATTTTACGTTTTCATGCAGTTTATTGGCCAGCTATGCTAATGTCTGCTGGACTAGACCTTCCTAAGAAGGTCTTTGGGCATGGATTTTTGACAAAG gaTGGTATGAAGATGGGGAAGTCACTGGGGAATACGCTTGAACCAAATGAGTTGGTTCATAACTTTGGGTCAGATGCGGTTAGGTATTTCTTCCTTAGAGAGGTGGAATTTGGTAGTGATGGGGACTATTCAGAAGAACGTTTCATCAATATTGTCAATGCACATCTCGCAAATACCATAG GAAACCTTCTTAATCGCACACTTGGACTTCTTAAAAAGAACTGTCAATCAACTTTGGTGGTTGATTCAGCTGTTGCGGCTGAAGGAAATGCATTGAAGGacaccattgagaaattg GTTGAAAAGGCTCGAATTCATTATGAAAATCTCTCACTATCATCGGCATGCGAGGCTGTACTAGAGATTGGTAATGCCGGGAATGCCTACATGGATGAGAATGCACCTTGGACCCGATTCAAGCAAGGGGGTGCTGCTTCTGAAGCTGCTGCAAAG GATCTTGTAATTATATTGGAAGCAATGAGGATCGTAGCAATTGCTTTATCCCCTGTTGCCCCAAGTTTCTGTTGGAGAATATATGAACAGCTTGGCTACTCGAAGGACCATTTTAACACAGTCACCTgg AGTGGGACAAAGTGGGGTGGCCTGAAGGGTGGTCAGGTCATGGCTCAACCAAAACCAGTTTTTGCAAGGATCGAGAATAAAACAGAACTGGAAGACGAAGCAGCAACTAAGAAGCCTGTGAAAAGCAAGCAGAAAAAACCTCAGGCTCAAGTAGCTGCAGAAGCTTAG
- the LOC118059769 gene encoding F-box/kelch-repeat protein At3g06240, with product MAENLYQNHGTPSSVTDFISAYLAQAKPSLLLRRWQNRQESYSLHLDNESLDRSLQFQNLPFRSEADCFDIIALPKLCGPHSAAWGFGFDLPSKDYRVVRVARQVSSKREFPMEFQVAFNGILHWLVYREENDNRRSSVLSFDSSNDKSGEITLRMATQWMVISEFDDSLAALFYRCAAKYVDVWFMREYGVRNSWNRLYIVQVDGFTRAMVFRKNGEILMRKHGSYEVVSCDPQTRASRNFRATTM from the exons ATGGCAGAAA ATCTTTATCAAAATCATGGAACTCCGTCATCAGTGACAGACTTCATCAGTGCCTATTTGGCCCAAGCCAAACCATCGCTTCTCCTTCGTCGATGGCAAAATCGTCAAGAATCCTACTCTCTGCATCTCGATAATGAATCTTTAGATAGGAGCTTACAGTTCCAGAACTTGCCCTTTCGGAGTGAAGctgattgttttgatataatag CACTTCCAAAGTTATGCGGTCCACACAGTGCTGCTTGGGGTTTTGGCTTTGATTTACCAAGTAAAGACTATAGGGTTGTTAGAGTTGCGAGACAAGTTTCATCTAAACGTGAATTCCCTATGGAGTTTCAG GTTGCTTTTAATGGCATCCTTCATTGGCTTGTATATCGTGAGGAGAATGACAACCGCCGGAGTTCTGttctttcttttgattcaaGTAATGACAAGTCTGGGGAGATAACGTTGCGGATGGCCACTCAGTGGATGGTGATTTCAGAGTTTGACGACTCCCTCGCGGCGCTTTTCTATAGGTGCGCTGCCAAGTATGTTGACGTATGGTTTATGAGAGAATATGGAGTGAGGAATTCATGGAACAGACTATACATCGTTCAAGTAGATGGATTCACGAGGGCAATGGTTTTCAGGAAGAATGGTGAAATATTAATGAGAAAACATGGATCGTATGAGGTAGTTTCATGTGATCCACAGACTCGAGCAAGTCGTAATTTTAGGGCTACAACAATGTGA
- the LOC118059770 gene encoding F-box/kelch-repeat protein At3g06240 — translation MAETIKKDGGLPEDLLITILMALPAKCLVRFRSVSKYWNSLITSAEFISIHLAQAKPLLLFHHHNQSYSLRLDNESLDMWSNLEFELPSKREDDDFQIIGTCNGVICLLNSRQDHGHSIILWNPSIGKSLNLVLPRLSDPFRGIFGFGFNRQSNDYKFVRVATPHYPVGCQVYSVKERSWKAIDVSPALGYMNPIPSVLWGRSSSYNYAFLNGVLHWLVDREEFGSRFVLSFDLRNDSFGKMMLSPYLASKLDEWMAILVSDNSVSLFLNDLDTKYIEIWALKKYDAMKLWARKLRIKAVGIGLAMVCRKNGEILMTRYPSDEVVSCDPQRKEIHDLQNLGLSDYADCYVESLALLDELKEENEKENVETAHSATFAISSPNALIRQA, via the coding sequence ATGGCAGAAACGATAAAAAAGGATGGCGGTCTTCCAGAAGATTTGTTGATCACGATTCTCATGGCATTACCTGCCAAATGTTTAGTGAGATTCAGGTCTGTATCAAAGTATTGGAACTCTCTCATCACTAGCGCTGAATTTATCAGTATCCATTTGGCCCAGGCAAAGCCATTGCTTCTCTTTCATCACCACAACCAGTCTTACTCTCTTCGTTTGGATAATGAGTCTTTAGACATGTGGTCAAACTTAGAGTTCGAGTTGCCTTCTAAAAGAGAAGATGATGACTTCCAAATAATTGGTACTTGTAATGGAGTTATATGTCTTTTAAATAGTCGGCAAGATCATGGTCACAGCATAATTTTGTGGAATCCATCAATTGGAAAATCTCTGAATCTTGTACTTCCAAGGTTATCCGACCCTTTCCGCggtatttttggttttggctTCAATCGGCAAAGTAATGACTACAAGTTTGTCAGAGTTGCCACACCTCACTACCCAGTTGGATGTCAGGTTTACTCGGTCAAAGAAAGATCTTGGAAGGCCATTGATGTTAGCCCTGCTCTTGGTTACATGAACCCCATACCTTCAGTCTTATGGGGACGTTCCAGTTCTTATAACTATGCTTTCCTGAATGGGGTTCTTCATTGGCTTGTAGACAGAGAGGAGTTTGGCAGTAGGTTTGTGCTGTCTTTCGATCTAAGAAATGATTCGTTTGGGAAGATGATGCTGTCTCCATATTTAGCTAGCAAACTCGATGAGTGGATGGCAATTTTGGTGTCTGATAACTCCGTTTCTTTGTTTCTCAACGACCTAGATACCAAGTATATTGAGATATGGGCTCtgaaaaaatatgatgcaaTGAAATTATGGGCCAGAAAACTCAGGATTAAAGCAGTCGGAATAGGGTTGGCAATGGTCTGTAGGAAGAATGGTGAAATACTAATGACAAGATATCCAAGTGACGAAGTGGTTTCATGTGATCCTCAGAGGAAAGAAATTCATGATCTGCAAAATTTAGGGCTAAGTGACTATGCTGATTGTTATGTGGAGAGCCTAGCTTTACTTGATGAATTAAAGGAggagaatgaaaaagaaaacgtAGAGACCGCTCACTCAGCCACTTTTGCAATTTCATCCCCTAATGCATTAATTAGACAAGCATGA